The following coding sequences lie in one Acidobacteriota bacterium genomic window:
- a CDS encoding HDIG domain-containing protein encodes MPSREQAWQLLCEWTLGESLRKHARAVEYAMRSYAQKYGEDAEKWGVVGMLHDFDYERYPDQRHPQLGSEALREHGYPEDVIRAILSHADYTGVTRESLMEHALFATDELCGFLTACALVRPDKSFDTLEPSSVKKRMKDKAFARTVNRDDLWKGAEELELGFDEHCTFVISKLREVQEELGLKKVS; translated from the coding sequence CTGCCTTCTCGTGAACAAGCCTGGCAGTTGTTGTGCGAATGGACGCTCGGCGAAAGTCTGCGCAAACACGCGCGCGCCGTCGAATACGCCATGCGCTCTTATGCTCAGAAGTACGGCGAAGATGCGGAAAAATGGGGCGTCGTCGGAATGCTTCATGATTTCGATTACGAACGGTATCCGGACCAGCGCCATCCGCAACTTGGCTCTGAGGCGCTCAGAGAGCACGGTTATCCCGAAGACGTGATCCGGGCGATTCTTTCGCACGCCGATTACACAGGCGTCACACGCGAAAGTTTGATGGAACACGCGCTGTTTGCCACCGATGAACTCTGCGGATTTCTGACCGCCTGCGCGCTGGTGCGTCCGGACAAAAGCTTCGACACGCTGGAACCTTCCTCCGTCAAAAAACGAATGAAGGACAAGGCGTTCGCCCGCACCGTCAACCGTGACGATTTGTGGAAAGGGGCGGAGGAATTGGAGCTCGGTTTTGACGAACATTGCACCTTCGTGATTTCAAAGCTCAGAGAAGTTCAGGAAGAACTCGGATTGAAGAAAGTCAGTTAG
- a CDS encoding UDP-3-O-acyl-N-acetylglucosamine deacetylase yields MLLNQQTTIGNSFSANGIGLHSASSVNVTVKPAPPYTGYLFRRTDLNDFEIPAAPQYVSHVSYATTLMKSGVMLSTVEHLLSALYGSGVDNAIIEVDSLEIPILDGSSRQWVELIRQAGIVELPAKRPYLKVLKRVEVTEKNRKMSIEPADGFEITCEIDFNHPMIGVQQHEISFRVADYSQEIAPARTFGFVEEIEMLKQNGLARGGSLENAIALTRDGFLNPEPLRFADEFVRHKILDIIGDLALAGMPILGHVRASRSGHGLHTMLLSTLLRDRDAWEVMTSPN; encoded by the coding sequence ATTCTGTTGAATCAGCAAACCACCATCGGCAACAGTTTCAGCGCAAACGGCATAGGTTTACATTCGGCGTCTTCCGTCAACGTGACGGTAAAACCAGCGCCACCGTATACCGGTTATCTGTTCCGGCGGACTGATCTCAACGATTTTGAAATTCCCGCAGCGCCTCAATACGTTTCGCATGTCAGTTATGCCACGACGTTGATGAAATCCGGCGTGATGCTCTCCACCGTCGAACATTTGTTGTCAGCGCTGTACGGTTCCGGCGTAGACAACGCCATCATCGAAGTGGATTCACTGGAAATTCCCATCCTGGATGGCAGCAGCCGCCAATGGGTGGAACTGATTCGACAGGCAGGTATTGTGGAATTGCCCGCAAAGCGTCCGTACCTGAAAGTGCTGAAGCGGGTCGAAGTCACGGAAAAGAATCGCAAGATGAGCATTGAACCCGCCGACGGTTTTGAAATCACTTGCGAGATTGATTTCAACCACCCGATGATCGGCGTTCAACAACACGAAATCAGTTTCCGCGTTGCGGATTACAGTCAGGAAATCGCTCCGGCGCGAACGTTCGGTTTTGTCGAAGAGATTGAAATGCTGAAGCAGAACGGACTGGCTCGTGGAGGTTCGCTGGAAAACGCCATTGCTCTGACGCGCGACGGATTCTTGAATCCCGAACCGCTGCGGTTTGCCGACGAATTCGTCCGGCATAAAATTCTAGACATCATCGGCGATCTGGCGTTGGCCGGAATGCCGATTTTGGGTCACGTCAGGGCTTCGCGCTCCGGCCACGGATTGCACACGATGCTGCTTTCCACGTTGCTTCGGGATCGCGACGCCTGGGAAGTCATGACATCCCCCAATTGA
- a CDS encoding MMPL family transporter → MSRFVVSHPRWIIVIVLLLTVVLGLGLRRGLTLDVSPLSFVAENSQERRDFEQARKHFGADDYLLIAVVCDDVFKPENLSRLKKLHGQIERVKGVGEVLSLANVPYARSQNDGVSLEKLIPTSLNDNHRIEEARQVATTDRMFVGNLVSRDSRTAALNVLLKSELPTDKRHEITRTIYSLTRNSGFAESYFAGDPFAQLRSTEALKKDLAMLLPLTVLLIVIILWLCFRSITAVWLPLLTIVIGLVWLLGLMAYFGTHFTILVLMLPTVMLAIGCSYMIHVLNQIGIASLEANKSDTCNSRSAIVQAMSFINLPVIVSALTIIAGFLSLSFTAIKAIRASAVYSAVGATLTMLLSLTFIPAVLVVLPPQRMAFRCGLTGRMVKFLEDTGRWATSKQKLLFVVTLAIVVVSLIGMRRIRVDIDFFHFTKPGTETTVGFAEINRRLSGGVTFDVIVEGNQDGAIEKPEVLERISQLQAFAERQKDATGQGIDRTLSVADIIKHLNRAFNGNDPQQYKIPADGKVLSDLFADRDQLKGFLTEDGRFARVLIRSTLSGSQAMAGVVREVEQKGKELLPGFRVYATGTFVLLNRTSDEIGNEQVLSIGLALVTIFVMLAILFRSLRVGLTALIPNLVPIVFFFGFMGWRGIKLNLTTSLVASIVLGLAVDNAVQFIVRFRRVQKEDAPLRDAIIESMRLSGRPIIYANIALAATFAVFAISNFQPISDFGLLSAVTIFGCLVEDLVLLPSRLTSPIFRAK, encoded by the coding sequence ATGAGTCGTTTTGTTGTTTCTCACCCCCGCTGGATTATTGTGATCGTTTTGCTGCTGACGGTCGTTTTGGGGCTTGGTTTACGCCGCGGATTGACGCTGGACGTTTCTCCGCTGAGTTTTGTCGCGGAAAACAGCCAGGAGCGGCGCGATTTTGAACAAGCGCGCAAACATTTTGGCGCGGACGATTATCTGCTAATCGCCGTCGTTTGCGACGATGTATTCAAACCCGAAAACCTGTCGAGGCTGAAAAAACTGCACGGCCAGATTGAACGCGTCAAAGGAGTCGGGGAAGTTCTCAGTCTGGCCAACGTTCCTTATGCGCGCAGCCAAAACGATGGCGTGTCATTGGAAAAACTGATTCCCACATCGCTCAATGACAACCATAGAATTGAAGAGGCTCGGCAGGTTGCGACGACCGACCGGATGTTTGTCGGAAATCTGGTGTCGCGCGATTCCCGCACGGCTGCGTTGAATGTGCTGCTCAAATCCGAACTGCCCACAGATAAACGGCACGAAATCACCCGTACGATTTACAGCCTCACGCGAAACTCCGGCTTTGCCGAAAGCTATTTTGCCGGAGATCCATTCGCGCAACTTCGCTCGACCGAAGCGCTGAAAAAAGATTTGGCAATGTTATTGCCGCTGACGGTGTTGCTGATCGTTATTATTTTGTGGCTGTGTTTTCGTTCGATAACGGCGGTTTGGTTGCCATTGCTGACCATCGTCATCGGGTTGGTTTGGCTGCTGGGGTTGATGGCTTACTTTGGAACGCATTTCACGATTCTGGTGTTGATGCTCCCGACAGTGATGCTGGCCATCGGATGTTCATACATGATCCACGTGCTGAACCAGATTGGAATTGCCAGTCTGGAAGCCAACAAATCCGACACGTGTAATTCCAGATCCGCAATTGTACAAGCCATGAGCTTCATCAATTTGCCCGTGATCGTTTCAGCGCTGACGATCATTGCTGGGTTTCTGTCGCTATCGTTCACGGCAATTAAAGCCATTCGCGCTTCCGCAGTGTATTCAGCAGTCGGCGCAACGCTGACGATGCTTCTCTCGTTGACCTTCATCCCGGCGGTTTTGGTTGTGTTGCCTCCGCAGCGGATGGCGTTTCGATGCGGATTGACGGGGCGAATGGTCAAGTTTTTGGAAGACACAGGACGCTGGGCGACTTCAAAACAGAAACTATTGTTTGTCGTAACGCTGGCCATCGTTGTCGTCAGCCTGATTGGTATGCGCCGCATTCGTGTGGACATAGACTTTTTTCACTTCACCAAACCCGGAACCGAAACCACGGTCGGATTCGCCGAAATCAACCGGCGTTTGTCAGGCGGCGTCACCTTCGATGTAATTGTCGAAGGCAACCAGGATGGCGCAATTGAAAAGCCGGAAGTGCTGGAGCGTATTTCCCAACTTCAGGCTTTCGCCGAACGGCAAAAAGATGCGACAGGACAGGGGATTGACCGCACGTTATCCGTTGCCGACATCATCAAACATCTGAACCGGGCGTTTAACGGCAACGATCCCCAGCAGTACAAAATCCCTGCGGATGGAAAGGTGCTTTCCGATTTGTTCGCCGACCGCGATCAATTGAAAGGATTTTTGACCGAAGATGGCCGCTTTGCGCGCGTGTTGATTCGCTCGACGCTTTCCGGTTCGCAGGCGATGGCTGGTGTCGTTCGCGAAGTGGAACAAAAAGGCAAAGAGTTGCTGCCCGGGTTCAGGGTTTATGCCACGGGCACGTTCGTTTTGCTCAACCGCACGTCGGATGAAATTGGCAACGAACAGGTGTTGAGCATCGGCCTCGCGCTGGTGACGATTTTCGTGATGCTGGCGATCCTGTTTCGATCCTTGCGCGTAGGATTGACGGCGCTGATTCCGAATCTGGTTCCGATAGTGTTCTTTTTTGGTTTTATGGGATGGCGCGGAATCAAGCTGAACCTGACCACCAGCCTTGTGGCCAGCATTGTGCTCGGTTTGGCGGTGGATAACGCCGTGCAATTCATCGTGCGGTTCCGGCGCGTTCAAAAGGAAGATGCGCCATTGCGCGATGCAATTATTGAAAGCATGCGGCTTTCGGGACGACCGATCATTTACGCCAACATTGCTCTGGCGGCGACCTTTGCCGTATTTGCCATTTCAAACTTTCAACCGATCAGCGATTTCGGTTTGCTGTCAGCGGTGACGATTTTCGGCTGTCTGGTGGAAGATTTGGTGTTGCTGCCGTCGCGCCTGACTTCGCCCATCTTTCGCGCAAAATAA
- a CDS encoding 30S ribosomal protein S21 — protein MAEVKLGDNETLESALRRFKRKVQQEDIIREVKRHAFYVPPGEKARLKSALARKRNRKKGRRPMPVQE, from the coding sequence TTGGCAGAAGTTAAGCTCGGCGATAACGAGACGCTGGAAAGCGCGCTCCGCCGGTTCAAACGCAAAGTGCAGCAGGAAGACATCATCCGCGAAGTAAAGCGTCATGCCTTCTATGTGCCACCGGGAGAAAAAGCTCGCTTGAAATCCGCGTTGGCTCGCAAACGGAATCGCAAGAAAGGCCGTCGGCCAATGCCAGTTCAAGAATAA
- a CDS encoding methyltransferase domain-containing protein — translation MNYPNPKQALQEFSYLMKHDWDDRARQDAKWFINTLRFHQSEEEFDQTGAFEVDRLVRVDLSLLTNNRDPKSLRVLEIGCGAGRMTKHLAAIFGEVVGVDVSGEMIRQARQRLATLGNVQLHETSGLDFSSLPDRHFDLILSAYVFQHVPSAEVILSNLIDAWRVLKPGGVFRFQTNAITAFDFEDLEKDTWTGADFPASELRRFAAEQDAQLISIVGTGSQYCWTTLRKRQRQPHLPADKICCTTAEPKIEAFGRADDFSIQAIPANGDHAYLGLIVSGLALDEIDANNLLVELNGQQLAPQYVGPAAQKGFDDPALQLTQVNQQLPPGLSAGKAEIRVVTALGESSPPVSIEFYEPPPVIPKIVNVRNQQDEEAANLTRGRDSEVWLFVEGLDLTADSGNIRVKIGHHIVKPGHVGFYPANGAYLVKAPLPANIESGEQELKLYFGNLESPGWQIPIN, via the coding sequence ATGAATTATCCAAATCCAAAACAAGCTTTGCAGGAATTTTCCTATTTGATGAAACATGATTGGGACGATCGCGCCCGGCAGGACGCGAAGTGGTTTATCAACACGCTGCGGTTTCATCAATCGGAAGAAGAATTTGACCAAACAGGCGCGTTTGAAGTGGACAGATTGGTGCGGGTTGATTTGTCTTTGTTGACGAACAATCGTGATCCCAAAAGTTTGCGCGTGCTGGAAATCGGCTGTGGGGCCGGACGAATGACCAAACATCTGGCTGCTATTTTTGGCGAAGTCGTGGGCGTGGATGTATCGGGAGAAATGATCCGGCAAGCCCGCCAGCGACTGGCGACGCTGGGAAACGTGCAGCTTCACGAAACCTCCGGCCTGGATTTTTCGAGTTTACCGGATCGGCACTTCGATCTGATTCTGTCGGCTTATGTGTTTCAACACGTGCCCAGTGCTGAAGTGATTCTGTCTAACCTGATTGATGCCTGGCGCGTGCTGAAACCCGGCGGCGTGTTTCGGTTCCAAACCAACGCTATTACCGCGTTCGATTTTGAAGATCTGGAAAAAGACACCTGGACGGGAGCGGATTTTCCTGCATCGGAATTACGCCGTTTTGCCGCCGAACAGGATGCGCAGTTGATTTCCATCGTCGGAACCGGTTCTCAATATTGTTGGACGACGTTGCGCAAACGGCAGCGCCAGCCCCACTTGCCAGCCGACAAAATTTGTTGCACGACCGCCGAACCGAAGATTGAAGCATTTGGGCGAGCGGATGATTTCAGCATCCAGGCGATCCCGGCCAACGGGGATCACGCCTATCTGGGATTGATCGTTTCCGGTCTGGCGCTGGACGAAATTGACGCCAATAATTTGCTGGTGGAACTCAACGGCCAGCAACTGGCACCGCAATACGTTGGCCCGGCCGCACAAAAAGGATTTGACGATCCTGCGCTTCAATTGACTCAGGTGAACCAGCAACTGCCGCCCGGTTTGTCCGCCGGCAAAGCGGAAATTCGGGTCGTCACAGCTTTGGGAGAATCAAGCCCGCCCGTTTCCATTGAATTTTACGAACCGCCGCCTGTCATTCCCAAAATCGTCAATGTCAGAAATCAACAGGACGAAGAAGCTGCCAATCTGACGCGCGGTCGTGATTCCGAAGTTTGGCTTTTTGTCGAAGGCTTGGATTTGACTGCCGATTCCGGAAACATCCGCGTCAAAATCGGCCACCACATCGTGAAACCTGGTCACGTGGGGTTCTATCCCGCGAACGGAGCTTACCTGGTCAAAGCGCCGCTGCCTGCAAACATTGAATCGGGCGAGCAAGAGTTGAAACTGTACTTCGGCAATCTGGAATCGCCAGGCTGGCAAATCCCCATCAATTAA